TTATTTTTAGTAACGAATATTgtagtaactagctgacgccgcgcggtttcacccgcgttcccgttcccgtaggaatacggggataatatatagcctatagccttcctcgataaatgggctatctaacactgaaagaatttttcaaatcggaccagtagttcttgagattagcgagttcaatcaaacaaacttcagctttataatattagtatagattataaatattatgtaatacaagTAATAACTGATTATTTTTGTACAGGGAAGCAAATGTATGGAAGTAAGATACGGGCAATGCTTGGACGACGAGGAAACcattgaaaaaagaaaactgaAAGACAACTGAAGATCTAATATTGTTATAGTTTATCATTCTCACGCATCATTTGTTTGACTTGAGTAAGAAGGCCCAGGTTAATACGGCAGCCAATATTGGTAATGTTTAATTTAGATTTGATGCCAAGAGCAATCGCAGTTACAGACAGTATCCTATCCTAAGACAGCATGTCTGTGTGTAACCCTTGAAAAGAAAGgatgtacagctcagcatatgccatGCACTATGTATAAGCACACTACACGGCGCAAATTTTCAgttgagacccgtgtgacgtcacagctaaaataaaaataaagcttaactATGGAGCTTATCACTttgctggtccaatgcgggttgTTGGGCTTAGGACGAGTACGTTACTCCATTACGGTCGACCTcaagtgttaatgataatgacccgGACTGACCTGATGGCTTAAAGAGTTCTCCCAAGCAccagggtgtaacaccaccatcTCCACTCCGGGCCGAGAACTTTCTGCGAAAATctcttataagaaaaataaggCGTAGAGGAAAAAGAAACTCAGTTTTAAAAGCCCAGAATTTCTGCCGTTAAcgaagatttttatttaagtcGAAATGAAAGGGTTGCGAGTAAAGTCCATGAAGTTTAACAACTGTGTTCTCTTTTTTAGAATTAATGGGCCAGGCTTACTCTTTCATCTATTAGCTACTGTAAAGGTCGCTGCATACGTAACGTGATTCCATGTTAACGTAACgggattttcttttaaatatcgTTTCATACGAAATACATACGAAAGTATATTCGGAAGCACGGACGGGAAGCTGACGTGGCATAAATAAGGACTGGAAAAAACATTGTTGTCCCGTCTCGCACATGCATATCGTCCTTGTTCCGTACATGCATTTCGTCCGTGTTTTGTTGGGTATCAATGGCATAACTATAAGGTAGGGCTGGCTAAAACCTACAGGCCCACGGGGCACCAGCCAGTTTCAACCAGTTTCTTAGCTTAAGAgtattataaaatagttttaaaaaagttgtgattttttttctggAGCCAATTCGCCACGGGCCTCATGTGGTATAGGTAGTTATGTCACTGCTACGTAagtataattgtataaaaacgAATGTCGAAAATTAATATGCGTTTCTTTTCAACTTTTGTCGTTGCTTACATATCATTTCGTCACCGTCTTGTCCAAGTCCTAACGCCGTTATGTATGCAGTGATCTTAAGTATTTTTGGGTTCAGACTATATCATGTTCTTGtgataaaataactataataataattattaattaatcctaatttatagtaagttattgtatataaataaagatattgtcATCTATGTATGTATTGTGAAGGAAAtcgattaaattatttgttggGTTCATATTTTTTGTCGTTTATTTGCCCATATATTTTATGAgtatcaataaattttattattagaaactaTAACaagaaaaaccataaaattaaatctcactatttacataatttatcaccacttatttataagaaatacatCAAAATGCATGCAGATATGATAACAAAATcgctatttaattatttattattctacaaattaaggctaaccataatgcaacacaaaccatagttggttttactgtggcTATGATAACAAATTACAGTAGACACGCACACAAGTacacttatcgtagcgtagcgatgcgtcaaggacTCCCATTTCGGagcacataaataaataaatatacttaaacaatacatatCACTATCTatccccaaagtaagcatacagagtagcttgtgttgtgggtattatgatagttgatattatagtattgatatacatttataaactacatataaatacttatataatgtataaatacacacaaacactggaaaaaacccattttCAACAAACGGTTTACGAACCCTGCGACtgcacactatctatgtgttataaatctatgtgtCTTAGTAGacacatagatttataacacatgtaatctatatatataaaaatgaattgctgttcgttagtctcgctaaaactcgagaacggctgaacggatttatcttatcttggtcttcaaatgttcgtggaggtataggaaaggtttaaaaggtgagaaaaattagaataattgccggggaaaccataaaaacaacccttttctatttcccatacaaacgtttaagagtcaaggggtagggtatggtaggggtagagtagtgtagagtagggatagggaagaagtgcacataagtcaaagcgaagcttgaccgggtccactagtataatatagttattaaaaatagtttctaTATTTGCTGGCACTGCGCTCTGGCCATGTAAGCCACCTTCTGAGCCCGTTGCACCACCTCGGGGCATCGCTTCCGGCGCACCATCTTGCAGTCCTGGAAGTAGCCCTCGTTGCGAGGGAACCCGTTGCTACCGTCGTTGAAGGTCACCAAACCTGGTGGGTATAATGACATTCAATCATTATTgtaagcctattttaacggacGACGAGGGCCAGACCACCCTTCATAAAGGAAAGtagatatagagcttagatccTCTAATCcgctccaatgtgggttagtgaattagtagtatattatatgttaaattaaattaaaggagccgtgatagtccagtgggcatgacctctgcttccgatctcggatgtgggttcgaattcggtccggggcatgcacttctagcttttcagttgtgtgcattttaagaaattaaatatcaggagtctgaaacggtgaaagaaaaacatcgtgaggaaacctgcataccagagaattatcataattctctgcgtgtgtgaagtctgcccatccgcattgggctagcgtggtatactattggcctacccctctgattctgagaggagactcgagttcagcagtaagccgaaaatgggttgataatgatgataatatgttAAATTATCTGCCacaatcagatgttaatgatactgTCCGATATTCCATGACAAGACCCTGGATTCGAACCCGATACCTCGTGATCCATCATATATGCTATTCAGTGGACCAACAAGTTAGATAATATATtagatacctactataaaaagtTTATACTCAATCTAAAACTCTAAAACTGATGATGCTAAACATACCCAATCCCCAGACTCGTCCACCTCGGAACTCGCCCTCGAACTTCATTCCATCAGCTCGCCAGAACACGCCATGACCATGGAACCAGCCCTGCATGAATTCTCCTTCATACCTGAACAATCACAAACGTTAACTGAGTTAAATAGATACGTTGTGATCCAAAGGTGCCTACTGTGTTTGTCAACCTCcactaggttttttttataattattttacggGTACTTATCTctcctgatgataagtgatgatgcaatctaagatagaagcgagtggttaggagtaggatgaaaatccacacccctttcgatttctaaaCGACATCATACTAGGTGAATTGATGAAATCAAACGAGTCATTTGAAGTCGTTGGATGCAGCCGGTTCAGGACCGTTGTGTTTAGAAGTCGTTATAAAAGATAttatatgtccagcagtggacttccaccggctgatgtgatgatgatgacagttaaATTACTAAGTAACAAAATAACTTCTACCTATAACCAACATAACAGTTTTCCGGTCTGAAGGGTATGAATTCTGATGAAGTAATAGGCACTTATAACATCAAGCGGTTA
This window of the Bicyclus anynana chromosome 6, ilBicAnyn1.1, whole genome shotgun sequence genome carries:
- the LOC112047599 gene encoding MORN repeat-containing protein 4 homolog encodes the protein MADVSVVDSVVAKTGAYKYEDGTRYVGEWNSKGQKSGMGHLVLPDGTRYDGAMAAGLCSGLGLMAFPDGAKYEGEFMQGWFHGHGVFWRADGMKFEGEFRGGRVWGLGLVTFNDGSNGFPRNEGYFQDCKMVRRKRCPEVVQRAQKVAYMARAQCQQI